The following proteins are encoded in a genomic region of Sorangiineae bacterium MSr12523:
- a CDS encoding acylase, giving the protein MKKLLLALPLVAGCSGCNNPKPLANEELTSWQQQAQNVTIVRDDWGIAHVYGKSDADAVFGMMYAQAEDDFNRVETNYLNAMGRLAEAEGEAEIYRDLRMKLFIDPEDMKAQYRASPEWLRALMDAYAAGLNFYLRQHPQVKPRVIQRFEPWMALTFSEGSIGGDVERISLPQLEAFYGKPATAPAAVPEKTIEEQRPQEPKGSNGFAISPSNSASKHALLWINPHTTFFFRAELQMVSEQGLNAYGAVTWGQFFVYQGFNERAGWMHTSSGVDCIDEYAETVAQKDGKLHYRYGAEDRPLTVRTITVPYKTPTGTAQKEFTIYRTHHGPIVREMESEQGKKWVSVRLMQEPMKALMQSYSRTKARNLQTFKETLELHTNSSNNTVFADADGNIAYFHANFIPKRDPAFDWRKPVDGSNPATEWQGVHGVDEAPNVLNPPNGWIQNTNNWPYSAAGTNSPKASDYPSYVDRNVENPRGLHAVAVLRDKKDFTLDSLTAVAFDSQLPEFDRLLPDLFKAYDALPASDPRKTKLAEPIAALHTWDRRWSLTSIATSLALFWGEDFWQRVTSDAQKAEVTIYEYMETKASAQQRLDSLGAAVDKLKADFGTWQTPWGDINRLQRRTADIVQSFDDNAPSMPIGFASGRWGSLASFGARAYPGTKKWYGASGNSFVAVVEFGDQVRARAISVGGQKGDPSSPHFNDQSARYATGALRDVYFYRPQLQGHTEREYHPGE; this is encoded by the coding sequence ATGAAGAAGCTTCTTCTCGCGTTGCCATTGGTTGCAGGTTGCAGTGGGTGCAACAACCCGAAGCCCCTTGCGAACGAGGAGCTCACGTCGTGGCAGCAGCAAGCCCAAAACGTCACCATCGTGCGCGACGACTGGGGCATCGCGCATGTCTATGGGAAGAGCGACGCGGACGCAGTTTTCGGCATGATGTACGCGCAGGCCGAAGACGACTTCAACCGCGTCGAGACGAACTACCTCAACGCCATGGGACGCTTGGCCGAGGCGGAAGGCGAGGCGGAAATTTACCGTGACCTGCGCATGAAGCTGTTCATCGACCCCGAGGACATGAAGGCGCAGTACCGCGCAAGCCCGGAGTGGCTTCGCGCGCTCATGGATGCGTACGCCGCGGGGCTGAATTTCTACCTGCGGCAGCATCCGCAGGTAAAACCACGCGTGATCCAGCGGTTCGAGCCTTGGATGGCCCTCACCTTCAGCGAGGGGAGCATCGGCGGCGACGTCGAACGGATTTCATTGCCGCAGCTCGAGGCATTCTATGGAAAGCCCGCCACGGCGCCAGCCGCGGTCCCGGAGAAGACAATCGAAGAGCAGCGCCCTCAGGAGCCGAAGGGATCCAATGGCTTTGCCATTTCGCCTTCGAACAGCGCCTCGAAACATGCGCTGCTCTGGATCAATCCGCACACGACCTTCTTCTTCCGGGCCGAGCTCCAAATGGTGAGCGAGCAAGGGCTCAACGCCTACGGTGCGGTGACCTGGGGGCAGTTCTTCGTCTACCAGGGATTCAACGAGCGCGCCGGCTGGATGCACACCTCCAGCGGGGTGGATTGCATCGACGAGTACGCCGAAACGGTAGCCCAGAAAGACGGGAAGCTTCACTACCGCTATGGCGCTGAAGATCGCCCGTTGACGGTACGCACCATCACCGTCCCCTACAAAACGCCGACCGGAACGGCGCAAAAGGAGTTCACCATCTACCGCACGCACCACGGCCCGATCGTCCGGGAAATGGAGAGCGAGCAGGGAAAGAAGTGGGTGAGCGTTCGATTGATGCAAGAGCCCATGAAGGCGCTGATGCAGTCGTATTCGCGCACCAAGGCGCGAAATCTCCAGACTTTCAAGGAGACGCTGGAACTCCACACCAACTCGTCGAACAATACGGTATTTGCGGACGCAGACGGCAACATTGCTTACTTTCATGCGAACTTCATCCCGAAGCGTGATCCGGCGTTCGACTGGCGCAAACCGGTCGACGGGAGCAATCCCGCCACGGAATGGCAAGGGGTGCACGGCGTCGACGAAGCGCCGAACGTGCTGAATCCGCCGAATGGCTGGATTCAAAATACGAACAATTGGCCTTACTCGGCCGCAGGCACGAACAGCCCCAAGGCATCCGACTATCCGAGTTACGTGGACCGCAACGTGGAGAATCCACGGGGTCTGCATGCCGTCGCGGTGCTTCGCGACAAGAAGGACTTCACGTTGGATTCCCTCACGGCCGTGGCCTTCGACAGCCAGCTACCCGAGTTCGATCGGCTGCTTCCCGATCTCTTCAAAGCGTACGACGCCTTGCCGGCCAGCGATCCGCGCAAAACCAAGTTGGCCGAGCCCATCGCGGCCCTGCACACCTGGGATCGGCGCTGGTCACTCACGTCGATCGCCACGTCGCTCGCGCTCTTCTGGGGCGAGGATTTCTGGCAGCGCGTCACCTCCGATGCGCAAAAGGCCGAGGTCACGATTTACGAGTACATGGAGACGAAGGCATCGGCCCAGCAGCGGCTCGATTCGTTGGGCGCGGCGGTCGACAAGCTCAAGGCCGATTTCGGCACGTGGCAAACGCCATGGGGCGATATCAATCGCCTGCAGCGCCGCACCGCGGACATCGTGCAATCGTTCGACGACAATGCGCCGAGCATGCCCATTGGCTTTGCATCCGGCCGATGGGGCTCGCTCGCATCGTTCGGTGCACGCGCCTACCCAGGCACGAAAAAGTGGTATGGCGCATCCGGCAACAGCTTCGTCGCGGTCGTCGAGTTCGGCGATCAAGTCCGCGCGCGAGCCATCTCCGTCGGCGGCCAGAAGGGAGACCCGAGCTCCCCCCATTTCAACGACCAATCCGCCCGCTACGCGACCGGCGCCCTCCGCGACGTTTACTTCTACCGCCCCCAATTGCAAGGCCACACCGAACGCGAATACCACCCCGGCGAATAG
- a CDS encoding GNAT family N-acetyltransferase, protein MTVHTDVVSSLASYSDAELDRVTEDANVALGRHWFRLLDALDLGPLVGETVRIQYVVARQNGELVAVCPFFIAVHPSVRFVNSFEKAFFTGMEDELRRATKVTPEQLRWLMRALGFYRQLLRMVRVRTDGWVIAVSPLTFRGGIPTTPMVASERRRVQTEVLERLKDVAGARNLPLALFCVPEEDEPLRETARACGMAELFLTYDMYIPLSGKRIEDYIAAQPPRRRKRGKLQREIKAPQRTGVTVGRTSNWAALSSEMTESYEALYSQYGDHFGHPPAFWESLEHHLGDRAEALVAHHDGEFLGFSTYFHDKKGDLTVYRVGRRPIDKADGIYFNLVFYEPIKRAYELGCRRVWVGTGAFDTKLHRGASGHPLYGYIWMPTQRARLLLLPYMQRLTDYVSKQLHYVGQPATDDAA, encoded by the coding sequence ATGACCGTGCACACGGACGTGGTTTCCTCGCTGGCCTCGTACTCGGACGCCGAGCTGGATCGGGTGACCGAGGACGCGAATGTTGCACTCGGCCGGCATTGGTTTCGCTTGCTCGACGCGCTGGATCTCGGGCCCCTCGTGGGCGAGACCGTGCGTATTCAATACGTGGTGGCGCGGCAGAACGGGGAGCTCGTCGCGGTTTGTCCCTTTTTCATCGCGGTGCATCCGTCGGTTCGTTTCGTCAACTCGTTCGAAAAAGCCTTCTTCACCGGCATGGAAGACGAGCTGCGCCGCGCCACCAAGGTGACCCCCGAGCAGCTTCGCTGGTTGATGCGCGCGCTGGGCTTCTACCGTCAGCTCCTACGCATGGTGCGCGTGCGCACGGATGGCTGGGTCATCGCAGTGAGTCCCCTCACCTTCCGCGGCGGCATTCCCACCACGCCCATGGTGGCCTCGGAAAGGCGCCGCGTGCAAACGGAGGTCCTCGAGCGGCTCAAAGACGTGGCCGGCGCGCGCAATTTGCCATTGGCCCTTTTCTGCGTGCCCGAGGAAGACGAGCCCCTGCGCGAGACGGCACGCGCCTGCGGCATGGCGGAGCTTTTTCTCACGTACGACATGTACATTCCGCTCTCGGGCAAACGCATCGAGGATTACATCGCCGCGCAACCACCACGTCGCCGCAAACGCGGTAAGCTGCAGCGCGAAATCAAGGCGCCGCAACGCACGGGCGTCACCGTGGGCCGCACCTCGAATTGGGCGGCCTTGTCCTCGGAGATGACCGAGAGCTACGAGGCACTCTATTCACAATACGGCGATCACTTCGGCCACCCGCCGGCCTTTTGGGAATCCCTGGAGCACCACCTCGGCGACCGCGCCGAGGCCTTGGTCGCCCACCACGACGGCGAATTTCTGGGTTTCTCGACGTACTTCCACGACAAGAAGGGCGACTTGACGGTATACCGCGTCGGCCGCCGCCCCATCGACAAGGCCGATGGCATCTATTTCAATTTGGTCTTCTACGAACCGATCAAACGCGCCTACGAACTGGGCTGCCGCCGCGTCTGGGTCGGCACCGGCGCCTTCGACACCAAATTGCACCGCGGCGCCTCCGGCCATCCTTTGTACGGTTACATCTGGATGCCAACCCAGCGCGCCCGCCTTTTGCTACTGCCCTACATGCAACGACTGACCGACTACGTGTCGAAGCAACTGCACTACGTCGGCCAACCCGCCACGGACGACGCCGCATAA
- a CDS encoding AgmX/PglI C-terminal domain-containing protein, with translation MTTETMDRDDLDVIEAILSWGGDVLEMRHLPMGSAVSIGEHAYCTFFAPASQLGTDLALVLPGGSALAEPLDADFGPFHVALRAVPAGRRTPLAALASLRDSALGGVGTSFLMHGVILGALALFLPSLTADDDVFIARDRIETMQKYLAGAAERERDNMEDETAARDSARESEPAGKPAPGEPGLMGRETAPKTDAHWSARGDATPQDATLARERDLTLAREFGLLGLLATSSLSDPDAPITPWGSLPNGADAESHLGAMWGSNPGENFGIGGLSLSSVGEGGGCPPGAPNCGQIGLTNIGDLGRGLRDGRGPCIGPNCGMGNGHGPLGGGHPVGAPNPRPCGDKACGFEATGRIPPEVIQRIVRQNAGRYRACYELGLRNNPSLNGHVRVKFVIDRGGAVSMAQDSGSDLPDENVRSCVVKSFYALAFPSPEGGTVRVVYPIMFNPTE, from the coding sequence ATGACGACGGAAACGATGGATCGGGACGACCTCGACGTCATCGAGGCTATTTTGTCGTGGGGAGGCGATGTCCTGGAGATGCGCCATCTGCCCATGGGCTCGGCGGTCTCCATTGGAGAACATGCATACTGCACCTTCTTCGCGCCGGCCTCGCAACTAGGGACGGATCTCGCGTTGGTGCTCCCCGGGGGTAGCGCGTTGGCGGAACCACTCGACGCGGATTTCGGCCCGTTCCACGTTGCACTGCGCGCCGTGCCTGCGGGGCGGCGCACGCCGCTCGCCGCACTCGCCAGCTTGAGGGACAGTGCGCTCGGCGGCGTGGGAACGTCCTTTCTCATGCACGGCGTGATCCTGGGCGCCTTGGCGCTGTTCCTTCCGTCGCTCACCGCCGACGATGACGTGTTCATCGCGCGCGACCGCATCGAGACCATGCAGAAGTACCTCGCGGGTGCCGCGGAGCGTGAACGCGACAATATGGAGGATGAAACGGCGGCACGCGACAGCGCCCGGGAATCGGAGCCCGCCGGAAAACCGGCTCCCGGCGAGCCGGGCCTGATGGGCCGCGAAACGGCGCCGAAAACCGATGCGCATTGGAGCGCGCGGGGGGATGCGACGCCGCAAGATGCCACCCTCGCGCGTGAACGCGATCTCACCTTGGCACGCGAATTCGGCCTACTCGGGTTGCTCGCGACCTCGTCGCTGTCGGATCCCGATGCGCCGATCACGCCCTGGGGATCCCTTCCGAACGGCGCCGATGCCGAGAGCCATCTGGGCGCGATGTGGGGCTCCAATCCCGGCGAGAACTTCGGTATCGGCGGCCTGTCGCTTTCCAGCGTCGGGGAGGGTGGCGGCTGCCCGCCGGGAGCGCCCAATTGTGGCCAGATCGGTCTCACCAACATCGGAGACCTCGGACGCGGGCTGCGCGATGGCCGGGGCCCATGCATCGGACCCAATTGTGGCATGGGCAACGGACATGGCCCGCTCGGCGGAGGGCACCCCGTGGGCGCGCCGAATCCGCGACCCTGCGGAGACAAGGCGTGCGGCTTCGAAGCAACGGGCCGCATCCCGCCCGAGGTCATCCAGCGCATCGTCCGGCAAAACGCGGGCCGCTATCGCGCATGCTACGAGCTAGGACTGCGCAACAATCCTTCTCTCAACGGCCACGTGCGCGTCAAATTCGTGATCGATCGCGGTGGCGCTGTGTCGATGGCCCAGGACAGCGGAAGCGATCTCCCCGACGAGAACGTGCGCAGCTGCGTCGTAAAAAGCTTCTACGCCTTGGCATTCCCAAGCCCCGAAGGTGGCACGGTGCGCGTCGTTTATCCGATTATGTTCAATCCGACCGAATAA
- a CDS encoding alpha/beta fold hydrolase: MGGGSELHYHREGSGEPLVLIHGIGSRHGVWRPVVEQLARQRDVFAIDLPGFGASPPLPEGTPSGIPTLTDAVEAWIRAMGLDRPHVAGNSLGGAIALELARRNAVRSATALSPAGFWIPIENTYARFVLKTARALGRRARPLGPRLAHSNWARGLLAGPFVAYPSRMDPEEALLDLAAFLDGPAFDETLDRVRGYAFANGHELRVPVTIAWGTRDYLLFPHQARRARRLLPDARHVSLRGCGHMPMGDDPKQVLDVLLFH; encoded by the coding sequence ATGGGCGGTGGATCCGAGCTTCACTATCATCGAGAAGGTTCCGGCGAACCGCTGGTGCTCATTCACGGCATCGGTAGTCGCCATGGGGTGTGGCGGCCGGTGGTGGAGCAGCTTGCGCGCCAGCGCGACGTGTTCGCCATCGACCTGCCCGGTTTTGGGGCGTCGCCTCCTCTTCCGGAAGGGACGCCTTCGGGAATTCCCACACTGACCGACGCCGTCGAAGCGTGGATACGGGCCATGGGGCTCGATCGGCCTCACGTCGCGGGCAATTCGCTGGGCGGAGCCATCGCACTGGAGCTCGCGCGCCGCAATGCCGTGCGCTCGGCCACTGCGCTGTCGCCGGCGGGGTTCTGGATCCCCATTGAAAATACCTACGCGCGGTTCGTGTTGAAGACGGCGCGCGCGTTGGGCCGGCGGGCGCGTCCCCTCGGGCCGAGGCTGGCCCATTCGAACTGGGCGCGGGGCCTGCTCGCAGGGCCGTTCGTCGCGTATCCTTCGCGCATGGATCCGGAGGAGGCGCTGCTCGACCTGGCGGCGTTTCTCGATGGTCCCGCGTTCGATGAAACGCTGGACCGCGTGCGGGGGTACGCGTTCGCCAATGGCCACGAGCTTCGTGTTCCCGTGACCATTGCATGGGGAACGCGCGACTATCTTCTCTTTCCGCATCAAGCACGCCGCGCCCGGCGCCTACTGCCCGACGCACGCCACGTTTCCCTGCGCGGCTGCGGACACATGCCCATGGGCGACGACCCGAAGCAGGTCCTCGACGTTCTTCTTTTCCATTGA
- the lepB gene encoding signal peptidase I, giving the protein MSLWPRPFRFLRDGVSVLAAAGLVFVTRSSFADHYHVPSGSMEPTIHTGDHILVSKMAYGLRMPLTHAKMVSFHAPSRGDVVVLDSPENGTVLLKRVVAVGGDRVAVHDGVISIDDVPQPTMSKDDGQLEESLDGHVHPLGSLGGSELPETVVPPGQLLVMGDNRGNSHDGRDFGFVPADTVLGRALAVFARQGILGWHKL; this is encoded by the coding sequence ATGAGCCTTTGGCCTCGGCCCTTCCGGTTTCTGCGCGATGGCGTTTCGGTGTTGGCGGCGGCAGGCCTGGTCTTCGTGACCCGCTCGTCGTTCGCGGACCACTACCACGTGCCAAGCGGCTCCATGGAACCCACCATCCACACCGGAGATCACATCCTGGTCTCGAAGATGGCCTACGGACTGCGCATGCCGCTCACCCACGCGAAAATGGTCAGCTTTCACGCCCCCTCCCGCGGCGACGTGGTGGTGCTCGACTCCCCCGAGAACGGCACCGTGCTCCTCAAGCGTGTCGTTGCCGTCGGTGGCGATCGCGTGGCCGTGCACGATGGCGTCATCAGCATCGACGACGTACCCCAACCTACGATGAGCAAGGACGACGGCCAGCTCGAGGAATCGCTGGATGGGCACGTGCACCCCCTCGGATCGCTCGGCGGCAGCGAGTTGCCCGAGACCGTGGTGCCGCCCGGACAACTCCTCGTCATGGGCGACAACCGCGGCAACAGCCACGACGGACGCGATTTCGGCTTCGTCCCCGCCGACACGGTCCTCGGGCGCGCCCTCGCGGTCTTCGCCCGCCAAGGCATTTTGGGCTGGCACAAACTCTGA
- a CDS encoding serine/threonine protein kinase, with protein sequence MTLRASLQSFEPGVILLGRYRVEKVVGRGGMGAVLAAWDTELQHRVAIKVLSGFALAESEPVGRFMREARIVVKLQSDHVVRVFNAGTLETGVPYIVMDLLEGHDLGEQGTLAPRTAVDYVLQAIDAIAEAHAQNVVHRDLKPSNLFLANRVGAAPIIKVLDFGISKATNVEGDLSLTGSTSIMGSPRYMSPEQFRSAKQVDERTDVWALGAILYQLLAGSPPFDGASMTEIFESVIHREPAPLHALRPEVPAALEQVILRCLRKAANERYATVAELALALAPFGTGEWQRCVERASKLLADKSTLNAHVGWVAPAEKVVPLPSVSPPPPREPETVRGSRGRIALMAAGLFVLVLASVCVGAALMLAWVKRHPPQLATAAPSSAPAPATSATAIVADSGNVSVDVDAGTDAGGALVGAASARKPAPSAKPARVLTDFQKSRLLGHYSTYDGRRGFVLDRLGEPVKVRLDGESTVHSLKERYSQWTWLDYISEDGKIEIRTKQDTGEVVKLNYADVVRDADARPLR encoded by the coding sequence ATGACGCTGAGGGCCTCCCTGCAGTCGTTCGAACCGGGGGTGATTCTCCTGGGGAGATACCGCGTGGAGAAGGTGGTGGGGCGCGGTGGCATGGGCGCGGTCCTTGCTGCGTGGGATACGGAGCTGCAGCACCGCGTGGCCATCAAGGTGCTCTCGGGGTTCGCGCTGGCGGAGAGCGAGCCGGTGGGGCGCTTCATGCGCGAGGCGCGCATCGTCGTGAAGTTGCAGAGCGATCACGTGGTGCGCGTGTTCAACGCGGGGACGCTCGAAACGGGCGTGCCCTACATCGTCATGGATCTGCTCGAGGGGCACGATCTGGGCGAGCAGGGTACGTTGGCGCCTCGAACGGCGGTGGATTACGTGCTTCAGGCCATCGATGCCATTGCCGAGGCGCACGCGCAGAATGTCGTGCATCGCGACTTGAAGCCGTCGAATCTTTTTCTCGCGAACCGCGTCGGGGCGGCGCCCATCATCAAGGTGCTCGACTTCGGGATCTCCAAGGCGACGAACGTGGAGGGCGATTTGTCCCTCACCGGTTCGACGTCGATCATGGGATCGCCGCGCTACATGTCGCCGGAGCAATTTCGCTCGGCCAAACAGGTGGACGAGCGGACCGACGTGTGGGCGCTCGGTGCGATTTTGTACCAGCTTTTGGCGGGCTCGCCGCCGTTCGACGGCGCCTCGATGACCGAGATTTTCGAATCGGTGATTCACCGTGAGCCGGCGCCGCTCCACGCGCTCCGCCCCGAGGTGCCGGCGGCGCTGGAGCAAGTGATCCTGCGTTGCTTGCGCAAGGCCGCAAACGAGCGGTACGCGACGGTGGCGGAATTGGCGCTGGCCTTGGCGCCGTTTGGCACGGGCGAGTGGCAGCGCTGTGTGGAGCGCGCGAGCAAGCTTCTCGCGGACAAATCGACGTTGAACGCGCACGTGGGGTGGGTGGCGCCCGCGGAAAAGGTGGTCCCGCTGCCGAGTGTATCGCCGCCGCCGCCGCGTGAGCCCGAGACCGTGCGGGGATCGCGCGGGCGGATCGCGCTGATGGCGGCGGGGCTTTTCGTGCTGGTGCTCGCATCGGTGTGCGTGGGGGCCGCGCTCATGCTTGCGTGGGTGAAGCGTCACCCGCCACAATTGGCCACGGCGGCGCCTTCGAGCGCGCCCGCCCCGGCCACGAGTGCGACCGCGATCGTGGCCGACTCGGGAAATGTGTCGGTGGACGTCGACGCGGGGACGGATGCCGGGGGGGCGCTTGTTGGAGCGGCGAGCGCGCGAAAGCCCGCGCCGTCGGCGAAGCCCGCGCGCGTTCTGACCGATTTTCAGAAAAGCCGTCTGCTCGGGCATTATTCGACCTACGACGGGCGGCGTGGCTTCGTGCTGGACCGCCTCGGCGAGCCCGTCAAAGTGCGACTCGACGGCGAGTCGACCGTGCATTCGCTGAAGGAGCGCTACTCGCAGTGGACGTGGCTCGACTACATCAGCGAAGACGGCAAAATCGAAATACGGACGAAGCAAGATACCGGCGAAGTCGTCAAATTGAATTACGCCGACGTAGTTCGCGACGCCGATGCCCGCCCGCTTCGGTGA
- a CDS encoding S9 family peptidase has translation MIRRSLALAIACSALVACGDSAPPPAAPSAVVASAAPATPPAPPAPPPPHADGTLIARKVLFGNPDHAAPRVSPDGKRVLFIAPDQGVLNAWVAPASDPTAAKVVTHERTRPVREVRWAETSEHVLYQNDKNGDENFHVFVVDLKTGQEKDLTPYEGVRTDLQDTFDKHPTTLFVQMNKRDKKWMDPALIDIKTGKVTVLYENDGYQDFLLDKDAKLRIGQKYNADGSRDIFLRTGTGKNATWKSFIKVGREDAGTTDPLWFNRDGKTLYLRDSRDRDTAAFTAVDVGTGKRAVLFEDPKSDAQGDIVDPKTMKPLAVMTNRERRVWHALDKSVQADLDALAQVAKGDITVLSQSRDGRKWTVSFLKDDGPTAFYLWDRNTKRGSYLFVDRKYLQGLDLAPMHPVVIPARDGLELVSYLSLPRSVDPQETGKPSKPVPMVLLVHGGPWARDQWGLNSSHQWLANRGYAVLSVNFRSSTGFGKKFVNAGDREWGKKMHDDLLDAVKWAVDAKVADPKKIAIMGGSYGGYATLAGLTFTPDVFACGVDIVGPSNLVTLLNSIPPYWSAIFNDFVMRIGDPRTDEGKQFLMSRSPLSKADAITKPLLIGQGANDPRVKQAESDQIVKAMQAKSLPVTYVVFPDEGHGFQRPENRLSFFSVTEVFLAEHLGGSYQPEGDDFQGSSMQVPAGASSVYGLEAALSKKR, from the coding sequence ATGATCCGTCGCTCGCTTGCACTGGCCATCGCTTGCTCCGCTCTGGTCGCGTGTGGAGATTCGGCGCCTCCGCCAGCCGCCCCCTCGGCCGTTGTCGCTTCGGCTGCGCCGGCTACGCCACCGGCCCCGCCTGCTCCGCCGCCTCCGCATGCCGATGGGACCTTGATTGCGCGCAAGGTCCTGTTCGGCAATCCTGACCATGCCGCCCCGCGTGTGAGCCCCGACGGAAAGCGCGTTCTCTTCATCGCGCCGGATCAAGGGGTGCTCAATGCGTGGGTGGCGCCCGCGTCGGATCCGACCGCGGCCAAGGTCGTCACCCACGAGCGCACGCGTCCCGTGCGCGAGGTGCGCTGGGCGGAGACCAGCGAGCACGTGCTCTATCAGAATGACAAAAACGGCGACGAGAACTTCCATGTCTTCGTCGTCGACCTGAAGACGGGGCAGGAGAAGGACCTCACCCCGTACGAAGGCGTGCGAACGGACCTGCAGGATACGTTCGACAAGCACCCCACCACGCTGTTCGTGCAAATGAACAAGCGTGACAAGAAGTGGATGGACCCTGCCCTGATCGACATCAAGACCGGCAAGGTCACCGTTCTTTACGAGAACGACGGTTACCAGGACTTCCTTCTCGACAAGGATGCCAAGCTGCGCATCGGCCAGAAATACAATGCCGATGGCAGCCGCGATATCTTCCTCCGCACGGGCACGGGGAAGAACGCCACGTGGAAAAGCTTCATCAAGGTCGGGCGCGAGGACGCCGGCACGACCGACCCGCTTTGGTTCAACCGCGACGGGAAAACCCTGTACCTGCGCGACAGCCGCGATCGCGACACGGCGGCCTTTACCGCGGTCGACGTGGGCACCGGCAAGCGCGCCGTGCTCTTCGAGGATCCGAAGAGCGATGCGCAGGGCGACATCGTCGACCCCAAGACGATGAAGCCGCTCGCGGTCATGACCAACCGCGAACGGCGCGTGTGGCATGCACTCGACAAGTCCGTGCAAGCGGACCTCGACGCCCTCGCGCAAGTGGCCAAGGGCGACATCACGGTGCTCAGCCAATCGCGCGACGGCCGCAAGTGGACGGTGTCCTTCCTGAAGGACGACGGCCCCACGGCCTTTTATCTCTGGGACCGCAACACGAAGCGGGGCTCGTACCTCTTCGTGGACCGCAAGTACCTGCAGGGGCTCGACCTCGCGCCCATGCATCCCGTGGTGATTCCGGCGCGCGACGGCCTCGAGCTGGTGAGCTACCTTTCCCTGCCGCGTAGCGTCGATCCGCAGGAGACGGGCAAGCCGTCGAAGCCCGTTCCCATGGTGCTCCTCGTGCACGGTGGACCTTGGGCGCGCGATCAGTGGGGGCTCAATTCGTCGCATCAATGGCTGGCCAACCGCGGCTACGCAGTGCTCAGCGTCAACTTTCGCTCGTCGACCGGCTTCGGGAAGAAATTCGTCAACGCGGGCGATCGGGAGTGGGGCAAGAAAATGCACGACGATCTGCTCGACGCCGTGAAATGGGCCGTCGACGCCAAGGTCGCCGACCCGAAGAAGATCGCCATCATGGGCGGAAGCTACGGAGGCTACGCGACGCTGGCGGGCCTCACCTTCACGCCCGACGTCTTCGCCTGCGGCGTCGACATCGTCGGTCCGTCCAACCTGGTGACGTTGCTCAATTCGATTCCGCCTTACTGGTCCGCCATTTTCAACGACTTCGTCATGCGCATTGGCGATCCGCGCACGGACGAGGGGAAGCAATTTTTGATGTCGCGCTCCCCGCTGTCCAAGGCCGACGCGATCACGAAGCCGCTGCTCATCGGGCAGGGCGCAAACGATCCGCGCGTGAAACAGGCAGAAAGCGACCAGATCGTCAAGGCGATGCAGGCGAAGAGCCTACCCGTGACGTACGTGGTATTCCCCGACGAAGGGCACGGCTTCCAGCGGCCGGAGAACCGTTTGAGCTTCTTCTCCGTGACGGAAGTGTTCCTGGCCGAGCACCTCGGGGGTAGCTACCAGCCCGAAGGTGACGACTTCCAGGGCTCAAGCATGCAAGTCCCCGCTGGCGCCAGCAGCGTGTACGGACTCGAGGCTGCGCTTTCGAAAAAGCGATAG
- a CDS encoding aminotransferase class IV: MDRYELNGAPVGVEDLSILGRVPYGHYTAMQVRDAGVRGLGLHLRRLQESTRELLGCEIDPDEVRRHMRHALGTSTEATMRVNVFPRNMDWLARRSAPTEVDCLVTVGAPREPSGTTPRVRTTRFERFLPSVKHIGIGLGVMQHGRRAIAEGWDDVLFLDSEGRIMEGSVWNIGFFDGARIVWPSAPALSGVAMQLVQLGLAKRKIPSETREVHLQDLGSFQCAFLTNTVQIVQPIARIDDTVFTVAPDLMATLTKCHQEHPTERL; the protein is encoded by the coding sequence ATGGATCGATACGAGCTGAATGGTGCACCCGTGGGCGTGGAAGACCTCTCCATCTTGGGGCGGGTTCCCTATGGCCACTACACGGCGATGCAGGTGCGCGACGCCGGTGTGCGTGGACTGGGGTTGCATCTCAGGCGCCTTCAGGAGAGCACGCGGGAGCTGCTCGGTTGCGAGATCGATCCGGACGAGGTGCGCCGCCACATGCGTCATGCACTCGGCACGAGCACCGAGGCGACGATGCGCGTCAACGTGTTCCCCCGGAACATGGACTGGCTTGCCCGCCGGAGCGCACCGACCGAGGTGGATTGCCTCGTGACCGTGGGCGCACCGCGCGAGCCATCCGGCACGACTCCGCGCGTCCGAACGACGCGCTTCGAACGGTTCTTGCCATCGGTAAAGCACATTGGCATTGGACTCGGTGTCATGCAGCACGGTCGCCGCGCCATTGCGGAGGGCTGGGACGATGTCCTATTCCTCGACTCCGAGGGGCGCATCATGGAGGGCTCCGTCTGGAACATTGGTTTCTTCGACGGCGCACGCATTGTCTGGCCGAGTGCCCCTGCGCTTTCCGGTGTTGCCATGCAGCTCGTGCAACTCGGCCTGGCGAAACGGAAAATTCCTTCCGAAACGCGCGAGGTCCACCTACAGGATCTCGGATCGTTCCAATGTGCCTTCTTGACCAATACCGTTCAAATCGTCCAACCGATTGCACGCATCGACGACACGGTATTTACCGTGGCCCCGGATTTGATGGCCACATTGACGAAATGCCACCAAGAGCATCCGACCGAACGTTTATGA